Proteins co-encoded in one Candidatus Paracaedibacteraceae bacterium genomic window:
- a CDS encoding branched-chain amino acid transport system II carrier protein, translated as MTYKRVILTAGFAMFSMFFGSGNLVFPLLIGTQTLDVSTYSTIGLILTAVIVPFLGLFGMILYNGNTRDYFDKLGRIPSFLLILTMLSLMGPFGVVPRCITVAYGGLNVLYPDLPFNWFSAGFCALITLLIWKSNRVVDVIGLLLTPFKLGGLMLLMIVGLYYAPDIQKTTISTTESFLTGLHLGYQTMDLMAAFFFSATTVAYLRQNLKPRHDGHVLFKISLQSLIIGALLLTLAYIGFVKLGAHYATQLIGVKPESLLVVIAEKTMGIYALPIVGYTMAVACLATAVILTILFVDFLFSEILRGKLNEKICIFITIGTTYAMSLLGFSAICSILGQILEIAYPALIGLAVGNILSKISRFDMAKIFFWGILLLNVTYKITNLQ; from the coding sequence ATGACTTATAAACGCGTTATCCTGACAGCAGGTTTTGCCATGTTTTCCATGTTCTTTGGCTCTGGCAACCTTGTATTTCCCCTTCTTATTGGCACACAAACACTTGATGTTTCCACCTACAGCACGATTGGGTTGATCCTAACTGCAGTCATCGTTCCTTTTTTAGGACTATTTGGCATGATTCTTTACAATGGAAATACACGGGATTATTTTGACAAACTTGGTCGCATCCCGTCATTCCTATTAATTTTAACAATGCTATCGTTGATGGGGCCTTTTGGTGTAGTGCCGCGTTGCATAACTGTTGCTTATGGTGGCCTAAACGTTCTTTATCCTGATCTTCCTTTTAATTGGTTTTCTGCTGGCTTTTGCGCATTGATCACCCTGTTAATTTGGAAATCCAACCGTGTTGTTGATGTCATTGGGCTTCTTTTAACCCCGTTTAAACTCGGCGGATTAATGCTATTGATGATTGTTGGGCTTTATTATGCACCCGACATTCAAAAGACGACAATCAGTACGACTGAAAGCTTTTTAACTGGTCTACATTTGGGCTACCAGACGATGGATCTCATGGCAGCTTTTTTCTTTTCTGCAACAACAGTCGCCTATTTAAGACAAAATTTAAAACCACGCCATGATGGACATGTTTTATTTAAAATTAGCCTTCAATCTCTGATTATTGGCGCCTTATTATTAACGCTTGCCTATATTGGATTTGTCAAACTCGGCGCCCACTATGCAACACAATTAATTGGTGTTAAGCCAGAATCATTATTAGTGGTAATTGCTGAAAAAACCATGGGAATCTACGCCCTTCCAATTGTTGGATACACGATGGCTGTTGCCTGTTTAGCAACCGCTGTCATTCTGACGATCCTTTTCGTTGATTTTCTTTTCAGTGAAATCTTAAGAGGCAAACTCAATGAAAAAATTTGTATCTTCATCACAATTGGTACAACATATGCAATGTCACTCCTTGGGTTCTCGGCGATTTGTTCAATTCTTGGTCAAATATTAGAAATTGCTTATCCTGCCTTGATTGGTCTAGCTGTCGGCAATATCCTGTCAAAAATATCACGATTTGATATGGCAAAAATTTTCTTCTGGGGTATACTTCTTCTAAATGTTACTTACAAAATAACCAACCTACAATGA
- a CDS encoding zinc ABC transporter substrate-binding protein, with protein MIRLFLAFLLSINMGFCTPTKLKVVATFSILGDMIKSVGQDLVDVQVIVPENADPHIYQPTPKDVALLAKADLVIVNGLDFEGWFKKLIDNSGYKGKIIIAGKNISPRILPGPDASVNDPHAWHCVKNGISYVRVISEALRQALTQQSSKLIENESLYIKKLQDLDTWVRKQFDAIKKEERLVVTTHDAFWYYGESYGITFLSPVGISTDAEPSALAVANLINEIRTKNIRAVFIESLSSRKLIEEIAKEAQCNVDGVLYADSLSSPDDKTSPAQTYIDMIRHNTLEIIKGLKS; from the coding sequence ATGATTCGTCTTTTTCTTGCTTTCTTACTATCCATCAATATGGGATTTTGTACACCGACAAAACTCAAAGTTGTTGCAACTTTTTCTATCCTTGGAGATATGATCAAAAGTGTGGGACAGGATCTTGTTGACGTCCAAGTCATCGTCCCAGAGAATGCTGATCCGCATATTTATCAACCAACGCCAAAAGATGTGGCTCTCTTAGCCAAGGCAGACCTTGTTATTGTTAACGGCCTTGATTTTGAGGGGTGGTTTAAAAAGCTCATTGATAACTCAGGCTATAAAGGAAAAATCATTATTGCTGGCAAAAACATATCGCCACGGATTCTTCCCGGGCCAGATGCTTCGGTTAATGACCCACACGCATGGCATTGTGTCAAGAATGGGATATCCTATGTCCGTGTTATCAGCGAAGCATTAAGACAAGCTCTCACCCAACAAAGCTCAAAACTAATAGAGAATGAATCGCTTTATATTAAAAAACTGCAAGACCTTGATACTTGGGTTCGCAAGCAATTTGATGCGATCAAGAAAGAGGAAAGGCTCGTGGTCACAACCCACGATGCCTTTTGGTATTATGGCGAAAGCTATGGCATTACCTTTCTTTCACCCGTGGGGATTTCAACAGATGCCGAACCATCTGCTTTGGCGGTTGCCAATCTTATTAATGAAATTCGAACCAAAAATATCCGCGCTGTTTTTATTGAAAGCTTATCAAGCAGAAAACTAATCGAGGAAATAGCGAAAGAAGCTCAATGCAATGTAGACGGTGTCCTTTATGCTGACTCTTTGTCATCACCTGACGATAAAACATCACCAGCCCAAACCTATATTGACATGATTCGACACAATACACTGGAAATAATTAAAGGATTGAAATCCTAA
- a CDS encoding DUF971 domain-containing protein, with product MSQERGQKPWPVTIDYCKKTRSLEVSFDDGTLFHYSAEYLRVESPSAEIQGHGASQKKTIGGCRNVAINSLEPVGNYAVRIHFDDRHSTGIYSWSYLYHLGEKKDENWSRYLHLIQNLGLSR from the coding sequence ATGAGCCAAGAGCGTGGACAAAAGCCGTGGCCAGTGACGATTGATTACTGTAAAAAAACACGGTCATTAGAGGTTAGCTTTGATGACGGAACTCTGTTTCATTATAGTGCTGAATACTTGAGAGTCGAAAGTCCGTCAGCGGAAATCCAAGGTCATGGAGCGAGCCAGAAAAAAACAATTGGTGGCTGTCGTAACGTTGCGATTAACTCTCTTGAGCCTGTTGGAAATTATGCGGTTCGCATTCACTTTGATGATCGTCACTCAACCGGTATTTATAGTTGGTCTTATTTATACCATTTAGGCGAGAAAAAAGATGAAAATTGGTCGCGTTATTTGCACCTGATTCAAAACCTTGGTCTTTCTCGTTAG
- a CDS encoding Trm112 family protein, with the protein MATIDPKLLEILVCPLTKSTLVYDKDHHRLISEAAGLAFPIIKGVPIMLVDEAEVIDEGKANVYRSSFHAQDVS; encoded by the coding sequence ATGGCAACTATTGATCCGAAGTTATTAGAGATATTGGTCTGTCCACTGACAAAATCAACATTGGTTTATGATAAAGACCATCATCGGCTGATTAGCGAAGCAGCAGGACTTGCTTTTCCTATTATCAAAGGTGTGCCGATTATGTTGGTTGATGAAGCTGAGGTCATCGATGAGGGGAAGGCGAACGTTTATCGGTCATCTTTTCATGCGCAGGATGTATCATGA
- a CDS encoding LON peptidase substrate-binding domain-containing protein, giving the protein MTDSTQNISISNLPEQIPLCMVRGAILLPKAKLPLPIFDSSHVSMISDCLTGNRLLGLVQPNAGIRMGTDLDDLSVFQIGCLAKVIDVTEPEEGKLIAELEGVTRFRLMDQTEGSDGYPVARVDYTPFASDLIDEIDFTMDRPRLYKALKPYFDRLDISPNWEEINQTSNHRLLTALSMACPLPPSEKQALLEVESIQEQSHVMTTLIEMASFDRQPDHVTYH; this is encoded by the coding sequence ATGACAGATTCAACTCAAAACATCTCGATTTCTAATTTACCTGAACAAATCCCGTTATGTATGGTGCGGGGAGCCATTTTACTGCCAAAGGCAAAGTTGCCTCTTCCTATATTTGATTCTTCTCATGTATCGATGATTAGTGATTGCCTGACGGGGAATCGCTTGTTAGGCTTGGTTCAACCGAATGCAGGCATTCGTATGGGTACTGATTTGGATGATTTATCAGTTTTCCAAATTGGGTGTCTTGCTAAGGTCATTGATGTTACTGAGCCTGAAGAAGGAAAATTGATCGCTGAACTCGAGGGTGTTACACGGTTCCGCTTGATGGACCAAACAGAAGGTAGCGATGGATATCCCGTTGCCCGTGTTGATTATACTCCTTTTGCAAGTGATTTGATTGATGAAATTGATTTCACGATGGACCGCCCTCGTCTTTATAAGGCATTAAAACCTTATTTTGATCGCCTAGATATTTCCCCGAATTGGGAAGAAATTAACCAAACTTCCAATCACCGCTTGCTTACGGCATTATCTATGGCGTGCCCCTTGCCTCCATCTGAAAAACAAGCTTTACTAGAAGTAGAATCAATTCAAGAACAATCACATGTAATGACCACACTTATTGAAATGGCCTCTTTTGATCGTCAACCTGATCATGTGACTTATCATTAA
- the tssG gene encoding type VI secretion system baseplate subunit TssG, producing MGALTRRSDYSVAEQLYSAPYEFEYYQAIRILSALRPESKPFGESENPKDDPVQIQARISYATPASDIQSIFTSRYYDRPPIMTVNFFGIAGVQGPLPQPYTDMISERLRHRDTAFRDFLDIFNHRHASFWYRLQKKHIVGLEMVPAEETSVGKAILDLAGLNKIDVAQVTSLHSRSILHFTSLLWQRQRTAGGLKKLLEGYFKLPVVIHEYFGVWRKPPPEDWTRLGVTGQHQQLGQTTLLGQRTWDEAAGVRIHLKQMSWKHYLQHLPGGHGNDDFKSLVLFYTGLNKILKLHATVDRNQIPPSKLGIELRLGQTSWVTRGKGLGFDQDPDVVLL from the coding sequence ATGGGAGCCCTTACACGGCGATCAGATTATTCTGTAGCTGAGCAACTCTATTCTGCACCCTATGAGTTTGAATACTATCAAGCGATTCGAATTTTATCGGCTTTGCGTCCGGAATCCAAGCCCTTTGGTGAGTCGGAAAATCCCAAAGATGATCCTGTTCAAATTCAGGCTCGTATTAGTTACGCAACACCAGCCAGTGATATTCAAAGTATTTTTACGAGTCGATATTACGATCGTCCGCCGATTATGACTGTTAATTTCTTTGGTATTGCCGGTGTTCAAGGCCCACTTCCCCAACCGTATACAGATATGATCTCTGAACGGTTAAGACACCGTGATACTGCTTTTCGTGATTTCCTTGATATCTTTAATCATCGCCATGCCTCATTTTGGTATCGTCTGCAAAAAAAGCATATTGTTGGTCTAGAAATGGTGCCTGCTGAAGAAACGTCAGTTGGTAAAGCAATTTTGGATTTAGCAGGGTTAAACAAAATTGATGTGGCGCAAGTGACTTCCTTGCATTCGCGGTCGATTTTACATTTTACCTCTTTGTTGTGGCAACGCCAAAGGACAGCGGGTGGACTGAAGAAACTTTTAGAGGGATATTTTAAACTTCCAGTGGTTATCCATGAATATTTTGGCGTTTGGCGCAAGCCGCCGCCAGAAGATTGGACCAGATTGGGAGTTACTGGACAGCATCAGCAATTAGGGCAAACAACTTTATTAGGTCAGCGAACCTGGGATGAAGCGGCGGGCGTTCGTATCCACTTAAAACAGATGAGCTGGAAACATTATCTACAGCATTTACCCGGTGGACATGGCAATGATGACTTTAAAAGCTTAGTTCTATTTTACACGGGGTTAAATAAAATTTTAAAGCTTCATGCAACGGTTGACCGCAACCAAATCCCCCCGTCTAAATTAGGCATTGAATTAAGATTGGGGCAAACAAGTTGGGTCACGCGGGGAAAGGGGCTTGGGTTTGATCAAGATCCCGATGTTGTTTTGTTATAG
- the tssF gene encoding type VI secretion system baseplate subunit TssF yields the protein MTSISQDKFLSYYHRELSYLRNAGQVFAAQHPKIARRLQLSESESPDPHTERLLESFAFLSARLSQEIDDRVPQIASALLSVLYPHLIAPIPSMAIAQFVVDPGKGKLTSGFDIAKHTPVQSFAEEGLACRFRTAYPVTLWPIGINAAEFVQPLDYTFHEAKKHQWYLRLKLSCQGLDFADLDLQTLRFYINGDEALSFLLYEIIFAQSQIQAYVSTPDKVARPLKARSIRPVGFQESESILPAPDHSQPAYQVLHEYFHFPKKYLFFDVMNLDLSSAENEIELLIGVDDKQALDKMTIGPDNFKLGCTPIVNLFPKITDPLKLDHHKFEYRLVPDQRRERTTEIYSIEKVLAGVVGSADTNTIYPYYSFTHEARADNPDQFWIHRRLPSERRDIPGSDIYLRFVDLNFNPNVPPTETIYAQTLCTNRFLAEQIPAGGLLQLEDKAPVSKIHCLTKPTTQIYSPDDGETMWRLISMLSVNHLSISAGATSLKALKETLTLYARTAGNFHHNEIDALVGIDTQPIARRLSAEAWKGFVSGLKVTLTVNERAYTGESVFLLSSVLRTFFALQTSINSFVQLQLNSVQRQGEWMSWEPLHGDQIIL from the coding sequence GTGACGTCAATTTCGCAAGACAAATTCTTAAGTTATTATCACAGGGAACTGAGCTATTTACGCAATGCAGGTCAGGTCTTTGCGGCTCAGCACCCCAAAATTGCTCGGCGATTACAACTATCAGAATCAGAATCGCCCGATCCACATACGGAACGACTGCTTGAATCCTTTGCGTTTTTATCAGCACGTTTGAGTCAAGAAATTGATGATCGTGTTCCGCAAATCGCTTCGGCATTATTATCTGTGCTATACCCCCATTTAATTGCACCCATACCAAGTATGGCTATTGCCCAATTTGTTGTCGATCCGGGCAAAGGCAAATTGACAAGCGGGTTTGATATAGCAAAGCACACGCCTGTTCAGTCTTTTGCTGAAGAAGGGCTGGCTTGTCGATTTAGGACCGCTTATCCGGTTACATTGTGGCCTATTGGTATTAATGCGGCAGAATTTGTGCAGCCGTTGGACTACACTTTTCATGAAGCAAAAAAGCATCAATGGTATTTAAGACTCAAATTGTCGTGCCAAGGGTTAGATTTTGCAGATTTGGATTTGCAGACATTACGATTTTATATTAACGGGGATGAGGCGTTAAGTTTCCTTCTCTATGAAATTATCTTTGCACAAAGTCAAATACAGGCTTATGTCTCAACGCCTGATAAAGTTGCTCGCCCCCTAAAAGCAAGGTCGATAAGACCTGTCGGTTTTCAAGAGAGCGAATCTATTTTACCAGCTCCTGATCATTCACAGCCAGCCTATCAAGTGTTGCATGAATACTTTCATTTCCCAAAAAAATATTTGTTTTTTGATGTGATGAATTTAGATTTATCATCAGCAGAAAATGAGATTGAATTACTAATTGGGGTTGATGATAAACAAGCTTTGGATAAAATGACTATTGGCCCTGATAATTTTAAATTGGGTTGCACGCCAATTGTTAATTTATTTCCTAAAATTACCGATCCTTTGAAACTCGATCATCACAAATTTGAATATCGACTTGTTCCGGATCAGCGACGAGAAAGAACAACGGAAATTTATTCGATTGAAAAGGTCTTGGCAGGCGTTGTTGGATCTGCTGATACAAATACGATTTACCCTTATTATTCTTTTACGCACGAAGCAAGAGCTGATAACCCAGACCAGTTCTGGATCCATCGGCGTCTGCCATCAGAGCGGCGAGATATTCCAGGAAGTGATATTTATTTGCGATTCGTCGATTTAAACTTTAACCCAAATGTCCCGCCGACAGAGACGATTTACGCGCAAACACTCTGTACGAACCGATTTCTGGCTGAACAAATCCCTGCTGGTGGCCTTTTGCAGTTGGAGGACAAGGCTCCTGTTAGCAAAATTCATTGCCTGACTAAGCCAACAACACAAATATATAGTCCGGATGATGGCGAAACGATGTGGCGTTTGATATCGATGCTTTCTGTTAATCATCTCAGTATTAGTGCGGGAGCCACGTCTTTGAAGGCTTTGAAAGAAACCTTAACCTTGTACGCGCGGACAGCTGGAAATTTCCATCATAACGAAATTGATGCCTTAGTCGGTATTGATACACAACCAATTGCTCGTCGGTTAAGCGCTGAAGCTTGGAAAGGGTTTGTTAGCGGCCTTAAAGTTACGTTAACGGTCAATGAGCGGGCTTATACAGGGGAAAGTGTCTTTTTGCTTTCTAGTGTTCTACGAACGTTTTTTGCTTTGCAAACATCAATCAATTCTTTTGTGCAACTACAACTGAATAGTGTCCAACGTCAAGGAGAATGGATGTCATGGGAGCCCTTACACGGCGATCAGATTATTCTGTAG